The following are from one region of the Streptomyces decoyicus genome:
- the aroQ gene encoding type II 3-dehydroquinate dehydratase — protein MTRRVLVLNGPNLGRLGSREPDVYGATSYAGLVEECTRLGKELGFEAEVRETNDEGEMIRWLHEAADGRIPVVINPGAFTHYSYGLRDAAAQRTAPLIEVHISNPYAREAFRHNSVIAAVASGTVAGFGIGSYRLALRALAEELDG, from the coding sequence ATGACCCGGCGGGTGCTGGTCCTCAACGGCCCCAACCTCGGCCGGCTGGGCTCCCGTGAACCCGATGTCTACGGCGCCACGTCCTACGCCGGGCTGGTCGAGGAGTGCACCCGGCTGGGCAAGGAGCTCGGGTTCGAGGCCGAGGTCCGGGAGACCAACGACGAGGGGGAGATGATCCGCTGGCTGCACGAAGCCGCCGATGGACGCATCCCGGTCGTCATCAACCCCGGTGCCTTCACGCACTATTCGTACGGGCTGCGGGACGCGGCCGCCCAGCGCACCGCCCCGCTGATCGAGGTGCACATCTCGAACCCGTACGCGCGCGAGGCGTTCCGCCACAATTCGGTCATCGCGGCCGTCGCCAGCGGTACGGTCGCCGGCTTCGGCATCGGCTCGTACCGTCTCGCGCTCCGTGCGCTGGCCGAAGAACTGGACGGCTGA